In a genomic window of Thiolapillus brandeum:
- a CDS encoding FimV family protein: protein MSVYALGLGDMTTHSALNEKFKADIALISVKKGQIDTLKATLAPAAVFNRLGVERTLFLSRLKFRPMRLKNGKAVIRVTSSEPIREPFLDFFIKLDWPNGQAVKEYTALLDPPSLTRRRAEKIAAASAQSSGGTAARSGDNQSAARAASRPRRTASDGEYGPVAANETLWEIADDLRPQGISVHQMMMALYKANPQAFLNNNINMLKKGQVLRVPGADEITIGRTEAVAEFQQQISGAIPPAVSESASAATEAAETRAEEATSSEEAGKLQIASATEEPKEIGQAASDLEVEAGSTDLRQQMLILEEQAETARQEATLMRSQVEELQQQLSDTQRLLELKDEELARLQEGMAETNEAEAAVENGASEAESEAETDVSAENPLDEAEEAVEPATEEPATEGAGTEATTPGETVTEEAAVVEETTGDNTDALVETESVSEEADTVPPAAKAETPAAAEEPAAREEAPAVAAQPEPAKEPSLMEDPMAWIQNNMMIAGGAAGALILAILALLLGRRKKEEQGPVVTAAGEMGESVDQESILMEEESSLADTVADHMAAGNIGDTSFLSEYSTEEFKGLQEDTAEVDPVSEADVYIAYGRYQQAEEILREAMDSGNDSAAVKYKMLEVYYATQKKDQFNALAEEMVDSGQYEEDPKAWEHIQTMGRDLDKSNPLFAAGVAAAGADAAAAVSDADSGVGEDSELSLDLSTLAEEVDSALSADSEPLEGFSELDLDFSKLDTDDGATAADDEAAQAESVLDDVNNDDMALGETELHTELLDISDIGDVNVGTTNLDEALADLSGDLEGVMADSQILDEPLDLEDERFSNLEDGLSPDSQISGLEDDLNVSSAMEEDSIIGDEVETKLELARAFMEIGDADGARGILQEVEEDGTPEQKEIASELLTQLKN, encoded by the coding sequence ATGTCTGTATATGCACTGGGTCTTGGAGACATGACCACGCATTCGGCTCTGAACGAAAAGTTCAAGGCTGATATCGCGCTGATATCCGTAAAAAAAGGACAGATTGATACCCTCAAAGCCACCTTGGCCCCCGCTGCGGTATTCAATCGTTTGGGTGTGGAGCGCACACTTTTTCTAAGCCGTCTCAAATTCCGTCCCATGCGCCTGAAGAATGGCAAGGCCGTGATTCGCGTTACCAGCAGTGAGCCCATAAGAGAGCCGTTCCTGGATTTCTTTATCAAGCTGGACTGGCCCAATGGTCAGGCGGTGAAGGAATACACGGCGTTACTGGATCCACCGTCCCTTACCCGGCGGCGCGCGGAAAAAATTGCCGCTGCCAGTGCACAGTCTTCCGGCGGAACAGCCGCCCGGTCAGGGGATAATCAGAGCGCGGCTCGTGCTGCCAGCCGACCCCGGCGCACTGCCAGTGATGGCGAATACGGTCCCGTAGCCGCCAATGAAACACTGTGGGAAATTGCGGACGATCTTCGGCCCCAGGGCATTTCCGTACATCAAATGATGATGGCCTTGTATAAGGCCAATCCCCAGGCATTCCTCAATAACAACATCAATATGCTGAAAAAGGGGCAGGTGCTCAGGGTTCCTGGTGCTGATGAGATCACCATCGGGCGAACTGAAGCCGTTGCGGAATTCCAGCAGCAGATATCGGGAGCGATACCCCCTGCAGTCAGTGAGAGTGCCTCCGCCGCAACCGAGGCAGCAGAAACTCGGGCAGAAGAAGCAACGTCCTCGGAAGAAGCCGGGAAACTCCAGATTGCAAGTGCCACCGAGGAGCCAAAGGAAATTGGCCAGGCTGCTTCCGATCTCGAAGTGGAAGCGGGAAGCACGGATCTACGCCAACAGATGCTGATCCTGGAAGAGCAGGCTGAAACTGCACGCCAGGAAGCCACCCTGATGCGCAGTCAGGTGGAAGAGCTGCAACAGCAGTTGAGTGATACCCAGCGCCTGCTGGAACTCAAGGATGAAGAATTGGCCCGCCTGCAGGAAGGCATGGCCGAAACCAATGAAGCGGAAGCGGCTGTGGAGAATGGGGCTTCTGAGGCTGAATCTGAAGCAGAAACGGATGTGTCTGCCGAAAATCCGCTTGACGAAGCCGAAGAAGCTGTGGAACCCGCTACGGAAGAGCCAGCCACCGAGGGGGCTGGTACTGAAGCTACGACACCTGGAGAAACAGTCACTGAAGAAGCGGCTGTTGTCGAGGAAACCACCGGGGACAACACAGACGCCCTGGTGGAAACAGAGTCAGTGAGCGAGGAGGCCGATACGGTTCCTCCTGCTGCCAAGGCGGAAACACCTGCCGCCGCTGAAGAGCCTGCTGCCCGGGAAGAAGCCCCTGCGGTTGCCGCCCAGCCTGAACCTGCCAAAGAGCCTTCCCTCATGGAAGATCCCATGGCCTGGATACAGAACAACATGATGATCGCCGGTGGTGCCGCTGGTGCTCTGATACTCGCCATTTTGGCGCTGCTTCTGGGCAGGCGCAAGAAGGAAGAACAGGGTCCAGTGGTAACTGCCGCAGGAGAAATGGGTGAATCCGTGGATCAGGAGAGCATTCTGATGGAGGAGGAATCCAGTCTCGCCGATACGGTTGCTGATCACATGGCAGCCGGAAACATTGGTGATACTTCTTTCCTCAGTGAATATTCCACAGAGGAATTCAAGGGTCTGCAGGAAGACACAGCCGAAGTGGACCCGGTTTCAGAGGCGGATGTCTACATTGCCTATGGCCGCTATCAGCAGGCTGAAGAGATCCTGCGCGAGGCCATGGATTCCGGTAATGACAGCGCGGCGGTCAAATACAAGATGTTGGAAGTGTATTACGCCACCCAGAAAAAGGATCAGTTCAATGCGCTGGCGGAAGAAATGGTCGATTCCGGTCAGTATGAAGAAGACCCCAAAGCCTGGGAGCACATACAGACCATGGGCCGGGATCTGGACAAATCCAATCCTCTGTTTGCGGCAGGCGTTGCTGCTGCCGGGGCAGATGCTGCCGCAGCCGTGTCCGATGCTGACAGTGGTGTGGGAGAAGACAGCGAGCTGTCTCTTGATCTGAGTACTCTGGCTGAAGAAGTGGATTCAGCGTTGAGCGCAGACAGTGAGCCTCTGGAAGGATTCAGTGAACTGGATCTGGATTTCTCCAAACTGGACACGGATGACGGGGCGACCGCTGCCGATGATGAAGCAGCCCAGGCAGAATCGGTTCTGGATGATGTCAACAATGATGATATGGCACTTGGGGAAACCGAGTTACATACAGAGCTCCTGGATATCAGCGATATTGGTGACGTCAACGTAGGCACTACCAATCTTGATGAGGCCCTGGCAGATCTTTCCGGTGACCTCGAAGGCGTTATGGCGGATTCCCAGATTCTGGATGAGCCTCTGGATCTGGAAGATGAGCGTTTTTCCAACCTGGAAGACGGCCTTTCGCCTGACAGTCAGATTTCCGGCCTGGAGGATGATCTCAATGTCTCTTCGGCCATGGAAGAGGACTCCATCATTGGTGACGAAGTGGAAACCAAGCTGGAACTGGCCCGCGCCTTCATGGAAATCGGCGACGCTGATGGCGCCCGTGGCATCCTCCAGGAAGTCGAGGAAGACGGGACACCGGAACAGAAGGAAATTGCCTCTGAACTACTGACCCAGCTCAAGAACTAG
- a CDS encoding CvpA family protein produces MDTQLIWVDFIILGIIGLSALFSLWRGFIREAFSLAVWILAFWVSWTFFRDLSLHMEAYIQTPSVRLGVAFALLMILSLTLGGLINYLVIRLIKSTGLSGSDRFIGMFFGIARGVVLVSVLVLLAGLTPLPQDPWWNDSVLIPYFQELALWLRDLLPPEVADRFQFLAEEAARSAPVPPVLPPPEMPAVPNPAPPE; encoded by the coding sequence ATGGATACACAATTGATCTGGGTGGATTTCATCATTCTTGGCATCATCGGCCTGTCGGCCCTGTTCAGTCTGTGGCGGGGATTCATTCGGGAGGCCTTTTCACTGGCGGTATGGATTCTGGCATTCTGGGTCAGCTGGACCTTTTTCCGGGATCTGTCCCTGCACATGGAAGCTTATATTCAAACGCCTTCCGTGCGCCTGGGTGTGGCATTTGCGCTCCTTATGATCCTGTCCCTGACTCTGGGCGGGTTGATCAACTACCTGGTCATCCGCCTGATCAAGAGTACCGGTCTGAGTGGCAGCGACCGTTTCATCGGCATGTTCTTCGGTATTGCACGGGGGGTCGTGCTGGTGAGTGTGCTGGTGCTGCTGGCAGGCTTGACTCCCTTGCCCCAGGATCCCTGGTGGAACGATTCAGTACTGATACCTTATTTTCAGGAGCTGGCTCTGTGGCTGCGGGATCTTCTGCCGCCGGAGGTTGCCGATCGTTTCCAGTTCCTCGCCGAGGAGGCGGCCCGCTCGGCACCAGTGCCGCCGGTGTTGCCGCCCCCTGAAATGCCGGCAGTGCCCAACCCGGCACCCCCGGAATAG
- a CDS encoding SPOR domain-containing protein gives MDEPLKRRLIGATVLVSLAIIFLPMLLSHEPVARHQGKMPPIPNEPKREFDPGLLQETTPEQPKPAAAKVAPEKPLAPAKPAAPKPAPKPVSRPKTRAVAPPHVPDPGRKPVTPAAKGSPQAWVIRVGSFSSLASADKLVRKLRKAGLDTMNPVPVTVKGKRYYRVQVGPQLDRKRTDRLLPRVNRITGTKGQVVRYP, from the coding sequence GTGGACGAACCCCTGAAGCGGCGCCTCATTGGCGCGACCGTACTGGTTTCCCTGGCCATCATTTTCCTGCCCATGCTGCTGAGCCACGAGCCTGTCGCTCGACACCAGGGGAAGATGCCCCCCATTCCGAACGAACCGAAGCGGGAATTCGATCCCGGCCTGTTGCAGGAGACGACTCCTGAGCAGCCCAAACCTGCGGCTGCCAAAGTGGCGCCGGAAAAGCCCCTTGCCCCGGCAAAACCGGCAGCGCCCAAGCCCGCACCCAAACCGGTTTCCCGCCCCAAAACCCGGGCGGTTGCGCCACCACATGTTCCCGATCCGGGCAGGAAACCGGTGACACCTGCCGCCAAGGGTTCGCCCCAGGCCTGGGTGATCAGGGTAGGGAGTTTTTCATCCCTGGCCAGTGCCGACAAGTTGGTCAGGAAACTGCGCAAGGCGGGGCTGGATACCATGAACCCGGTTCCCGTAACCGTGAAGGGCAAGAGATACTACCGCGTCCAGGTAGGCCCTCAGCTGGACAGAAAACGCACTGACCGCCTGTTGCCCCGGGTCAACAGGATAACCGGCACCAAGGGGCAGGTTGTCCGGTATCCCTGA
- the accD gene encoding acetyl-CoA carboxylase, carboxyltransferase subunit beta, with the protein MSWFDKLLPSVIRTEGSAKKAVPEGLWNKCPGCGAILYRAEMERNMDVCPKCGYHNRIGARRRLDLFLDKEPREEIGAELEAQDPLKFKDSKKYKDRLAAAQKATEEKDALIVMQGRLKDMDLVAAAFEFRFMGGSMGSVVGERFVRGANRALEKGIPYVCFSASGGARMQESLFSLFQMAKTSAVLKRMADKGVPFVSVMTDPTMGGVSASLAMLGDVNVAEPGALIGFAGPRVIEQTVREKLPEGFQRSEFLLEHGAIDMIVSRHDMRDRLHNVLSMLNHQRARA; encoded by the coding sequence ATGAGCTGGTTCGACAAACTTCTTCCCAGTGTGATCCGCACTGAAGGCAGCGCCAAAAAGGCGGTGCCCGAGGGCCTGTGGAACAAGTGTCCCGGTTGCGGTGCCATCCTGTATCGCGCTGAAATGGAACGGAACATGGATGTCTGCCCCAAGTGCGGATACCACAACCGTATCGGCGCCCGCCGTCGCCTGGATCTGTTTCTGGACAAGGAACCCCGGGAGGAAATCGGCGCCGAGCTCGAGGCTCAGGATCCCCTGAAGTTCAAGGATTCCAAGAAATACAAGGACCGCCTGGCGGCTGCCCAGAAAGCCACAGAAGAAAAAGACGCCCTCATTGTCATGCAGGGCAGGCTCAAGGATATGGACCTGGTGGCCGCCGCCTTTGAGTTCAGGTTCATGGGAGGTTCCATGGGCTCCGTGGTGGGTGAGCGTTTTGTGCGCGGCGCCAATCGCGCCCTGGAAAAGGGCATACCTTATGTCTGTTTCTCTGCCAGCGGCGGAGCACGCATGCAGGAATCCCTGTTCTCCCTGTTCCAGATGGCCAAGACTTCTGCCGTGCTCAAACGCATGGCGGACAAAGGCGTACCCTTTGTCTCCGTGATGACTGATCCCACCATGGGTGGCGTGTCTGCCAGCCTGGCCATGCTGGGTGATGTAAACGTGGCCGAACCCGGTGCGCTCATCGGTTTTGCCGGTCCCCGGGTCATCGAGCAGACGGTGCGGGAAAAACTGCCGGAAGGTTTCCAGCGCAGTGAGTTTCTTCTGGAGCATGGCGCCATCGACATGATCGTGTCCCGTCATGACATGCGTGACCGTCTGCACAATGTGTTGAGCATGCTCAATCACCAACGCGCCCGTGCGTGA
- the folC gene encoding bifunctional tetrahydrofolate synthase/dihydrofolate synthase: MRFNQLEDWLSWQESLNPKSIDLGLERVAEVWRRLTPPDLSSSIVISIAGTNGKGSTVALFEAVLAAAGYSTGSYTSPHLLRYNERIRLNRQPLSDVRIMEAFVAIDQARGDLPLTYFEFGTLAAVYLFAAEKPDVVLLEVGLGGRLDAVNIIDADLSLITSIALDHQDWLGSDLETIGREKAGIFRRGRPAVFSGRKMPHSVMEYARALGSPLYQNGRDFQGLLKEGGATWNWQAGNRMIPGLPLPALPGAHQLQNAAGVIMALSLLERKLPLKPEALGLGLQTVTLPGRQQILELHGVQWLLDVSHNPHAVARLAEYLDAHPVPGRTRAVLGMLRDKDVERVAGLMRDQVQDWHLAGIDDPRGLNAAELGQRLAVAGIKGRLHKGVTDAMQEVAGSAMEGDRVVVFGSFHTVTDALAFLHSKSHH; the protein is encoded by the coding sequence GTGAGATTCAACCAGCTTGAAGACTGGCTTTCCTGGCAGGAGAGCCTGAACCCCAAGAGCATCGACCTGGGACTTGAGCGGGTTGCCGAAGTCTGGCGCCGCCTCACGCCACCGGATTTGTCCTCCAGTATCGTCATCAGCATTGCCGGAACCAATGGCAAGGGTTCGACGGTGGCTTTGTTCGAAGCGGTTCTGGCGGCTGCAGGTTATTCCACCGGCAGTTATACCTCCCCCCATCTGCTGCGCTACAATGAGCGTATCCGCCTGAATCGCCAGCCTCTGTCCGATGTCCGCATCATGGAGGCCTTCGTGGCCATCGACCAGGCCCGTGGTGATTTGCCTCTGACCTATTTTGAGTTCGGCACTCTGGCTGCAGTGTACCTGTTCGCGGCAGAAAAACCCGATGTGGTTTTGCTGGAGGTAGGGCTGGGCGGACGTTTGGATGCGGTGAATATCATCGATGCCGACCTGTCCCTGATCACCAGTATTGCCCTGGATCATCAGGACTGGCTCGGCAGTGACCTGGAAACCATTGGCCGGGAGAAGGCGGGAATCTTCCGCCGTGGACGGCCCGCCGTGTTCAGCGGGCGGAAGATGCCCCACAGTGTGATGGAATATGCCCGGGCTCTGGGCAGCCCTCTGTATCAAAATGGCCGGGATTTTCAGGGGCTGCTGAAGGAGGGAGGTGCGACCTGGAACTGGCAGGCCGGCAACAGGATGATCCCCGGGCTGCCGTTACCGGCCCTGCCGGGTGCTCATCAGCTGCAGAATGCCGCAGGTGTCATCATGGCTCTTTCACTGCTGGAACGGAAACTGCCCTTGAAACCCGAAGCCTTGGGGTTGGGGTTGCAAACCGTCACACTTCCCGGGCGGCAGCAGATTCTGGAACTCCATGGGGTACAGTGGTTGCTGGATGTCTCGCATAACCCTCATGCCGTCGCCCGACTGGCAGAATACCTGGATGCCCACCCGGTTCCGGGCCGTACCCGGGCCGTGCTGGGCATGTTGCGGGACAAAGATGTAGAACGAGTTGCAGGCCTGATGAGAGATCAGGTGCAGGATTGGCATTTGGCTGGCATCGACGATCCCCGGGGGCTGAATGCTGCCGAACTGGGGCAGCGGCTTGCTGTGGCCGGTATCAAGGGAAGGCTTCATAAGGGGGTGACAGATGCCATGCAGGAAGTTGCCGGATCGGCCATGGAAGGAGACAGGGTAGTGGTGTTTGGTTCTTTCCACACGGTAACGGATGCCCTGGCTTTCCTGCATTCGAAAAGTCATCATTGA
- a CDS encoding phosphoribosylanthranilate isomerase produces the protein MRTRVKICGITREQDALAAVRAGADALGFVFYPPSPRHVEVAQARQIIRSLPPFVTTVALFVNADRGSIAEVVQETGIDLIQFHGHECPDYCAEHGRPWIKAIRMQDGLDPDKAMADYAGAQALLLDAYRPGVPGGTGETFDWRRIPEHLAGRIILAGGLTPDNIAHAVRQVKPYAVDVSGGVEAEKGIKDADAIQRFMRGVQLGQE, from the coding sequence ATGCGAACACGAGTCAAAATTTGCGGCATCACCCGGGAGCAGGATGCCCTGGCCGCTGTACGGGCCGGGGCAGATGCCCTTGGCTTTGTGTTCTATCCGCCCAGTCCCCGGCATGTAGAAGTGGCCCAGGCCCGTCAGATCATCCGCAGCCTGCCGCCTTTCGTCACCACTGTCGCTCTGTTCGTGAACGCTGACCGGGGCAGTATTGCCGAAGTGGTCCAGGAGACAGGCATTGATCTCATACAGTTTCACGGACACGAATGTCCGGACTACTGTGCCGAACATGGCCGTCCCTGGATCAAGGCCATACGCATGCAGGATGGCCTGGATCCGGACAAAGCCATGGCAGACTATGCCGGTGCCCAGGCCCTGTTGTTGGACGCCTATCGTCCCGGTGTGCCTGGAGGTACCGGAGAGACCTTCGACTGGCGCCGTATTCCAGAACATCTGGCGGGGCGGATTATCCTTGCCGGTGGTCTGACCCCGGACAATATTGCCCATGCAGTGCGCCAGGTAAAGCCTTATGCGGTGGATGTCAGTGGCGGGGTGGAAGCAGAAAAGGGCATCAAGGACGCAGACGCAATTCAACGATTCATGAGAGGTGTGCAGCTTGGACAAGAATGA
- the trpA gene encoding tryptophan synthase subunit alpha — protein MSRITQRFNDLQSRGRTALIPFITAGDPHPDITVGLMHDLVEGGADLIELGVPFSDPMADGPVIQRASERALAHHVSLGDVMDMVKAFRQDDPDTPVILMGYLNPVEVMGYETFAQRAAEAGVDGALTVDVPPEEGHDLIQALRGQGLDAIYLAAPTSHRQRLEMIAEAATGFIYYVSLKGVTGSANLVLDDVARKLAEIRDVTNMPLGVGFGIKDAPMAAAMANIADAVVVGSALVSRVEANASKPDKIGAELKQLLQEMRTAMDAL, from the coding sequence ATGAGCCGTATCACCCAGCGTTTCAACGATCTTCAATCCCGGGGGCGCACGGCGCTGATTCCTTTCATCACGGCGGGCGATCCGCATCCTGATATCACCGTGGGCCTGATGCACGACCTGGTGGAGGGCGGCGCTGATCTTATCGAACTCGGGGTGCCGTTTTCCGATCCGATGGCTGATGGACCGGTCATCCAGCGGGCCAGTGAGCGGGCTCTGGCGCACCATGTCTCCCTGGGTGATGTGATGGACATGGTGAAGGCCTTCCGCCAGGACGACCCGGATACACCGGTGATCCTCATGGGTTATCTCAACCCCGTGGAAGTCATGGGCTATGAAACCTTCGCCCAACGGGCGGCGGAAGCCGGAGTGGATGGCGCCCTTACGGTGGATGTGCCGCCGGAAGAGGGTCATGACCTCATCCAGGCACTGCGTGGCCAGGGACTCGATGCCATCTACCTTGCGGCACCCACCAGTCATCGCCAGCGCCTGGAGATGATCGCCGAAGCGGCCACCGGTTTTATCTACTATGTTTCTCTCAAGGGCGTTACCGGATCCGCCAACCTGGTGCTGGATGATGTTGCCAGGAAACTGGCGGAAATCCGTGATGTGACCAATATGCCCCTGGGTGTGGGCTTTGGCATCAAGGATGCGCCGATGGCTGCGGCCATGGCAAATATTGCCGATGCGGTAGTGGTGGGAAGCGCTCTGGTATCCCGGGTAGAGGCAAATGCCAGCAAACCTGATAAGATAGGCGCAGAACTTAAGCAATTGCTTCAGGAAATGCGCACGGCCATGGATGCGCTATAG
- the trpB gene encoding tryptophan synthase subunit beta gives MDMPDDNGHFGPYGGIFVAETLMEALQELREAYEKYLVDPEFLAELDADLQHYVGRPSPIYHAERLSRENGGAQIYLKREDLNHTGAHKVNNTIGQALLARRMGKTRIIAETGAGQHGVATATVAARLGLECVVYMGEVDVARQEANVYRMRLLGAEVRSVSSGSRTLKDALNEAMRDWVATVDNTFYIIGTVAGPHPYPAMVRDFQAIIGREARQQIQDMTGSLPDALVACVGGGSNAIGLFYPFLDDRDVAIYGVEAAGEGLETGRHAAPLCAGEPGVLHGNRTYLMEDKDGQIIETHSISAGLDYPGVGPEHAWLKDAGRANYVAIDDQEALAAFHRLTRTEGIIPALESSHAVAYALKLAATMSPDEKVLVNLSGRGDKDMHTVAAIEGIEI, from the coding sequence ATGGACATGCCGGACGATAATGGCCATTTCGGCCCTTATGGCGGCATATTCGTGGCGGAAACCCTGATGGAGGCGCTACAGGAGTTACGCGAGGCCTATGAGAAGTATCTGGTCGATCCGGAATTCCTGGCTGAGCTGGATGCCGATTTGCAGCATTATGTGGGCCGACCCTCTCCCATCTATCATGCCGAGCGCCTGAGTCGCGAAAATGGCGGCGCCCAGATCTACCTCAAGCGGGAAGACCTCAACCACACCGGCGCCCACAAGGTGAACAACACCATCGGCCAGGCCCTGCTGGCCAGGCGCATGGGCAAGACCCGCATCATTGCCGAGACGGGTGCCGGGCAGCATGGTGTGGCTACGGCTACGGTAGCTGCCCGCCTGGGTCTGGAATGCGTGGTTTACATGGGTGAAGTGGATGTGGCCCGCCAGGAAGCGAATGTCTATCGCATGCGCCTGCTGGGTGCGGAAGTGCGTTCCGTCTCTTCCGGCTCCAGGACCCTCAAGGATGCTCTCAACGAAGCCATGCGCGACTGGGTGGCAACCGTGGACAACACTTTCTATATCATCGGCACCGTGGCAGGCCCTCATCCTTATCCGGCCATGGTGCGGGATTTTCAGGCCATTATCGGCCGGGAAGCCCGTCAGCAGATTCAGGACATGACCGGCAGTCTGCCGGATGCCCTGGTGGCCTGCGTGGGAGGTGGTTCCAACGCCATCGGCCTGTTCTATCCCTTTCTGGATGACAGGGATGTGGCCATTTACGGAGTGGAAGCTGCGGGAGAAGGTCTGGAAACCGGTCGGCATGCCGCGCCTTTGTGCGCCGGTGAGCCCGGGGTGTTGCACGGGAACCGCACCTATCTCATGGAAGACAAGGATGGCCAGATTATTGAGACCCATTCCATTTCCGCTGGCCTGGACTATCCCGGCGTCGGGCCGGAACACGCCTGGCTCAAGGATGCCGGGCGCGCCAACTACGTGGCCATCGATGATCAGGAGGCTCTGGCTGCGTTCCACCGTCTGACCCGTACTGAAGGTATCATCCCCGCCCTGGAGTCCAGTCATGCAGTTGCCTATGCCCTGAAGCTGGCGGCCACCATGAGTCCGGATGAGAAAGTGCTGGTGAACCTGTCCGGTCGGGGAGACAAGGATATGCATACCGTGGCTGCTATCGAGGGGATCGAAATATGA
- the truA gene encoding tRNA pseudouridine(38-40) synthase TruA has translation MRIALGIEYDGSRFHGWQTQQPGVRTVQQALETALSKVADHPVEVHAAGRTDTGVHASCQVAHFDTEAVRKPHGWVMGSNIKLPDDISVLWAREVNEDFHARFSARGRTYRYYILNRLSRPALLAKRVTWVHGPLDADRMHRAGQTLLGTHDFSSYRTVHCQARSPVRTLRSLRVERHGDYIVMEVYADGFLHHMVRNIAGVLLAVGAGDRPVDWAREVLEYRDRTQGGVTASPHGLYFHKVNYDPAFGLPSDTSAFPLLML, from the coding sequence ATGAGAATTGCACTGGGAATCGAATACGACGGCAGCCGCTTCCATGGCTGGCAGACCCAGCAGCCCGGTGTGCGTACCGTACAGCAGGCCCTGGAAACAGCGTTGTCCAAAGTTGCGGATCATCCTGTGGAGGTGCATGCAGCCGGGCGCACGGATACCGGGGTACATGCCAGTTGCCAGGTGGCCCACTTCGACACAGAGGCCGTGCGCAAGCCCCATGGCTGGGTCATGGGCAGCAATATCAAACTTCCGGATGACATCAGTGTGCTCTGGGCCAGGGAAGTGAATGAGGATTTCCATGCACGATTTTCCGCCCGGGGCCGGACCTACCGGTACTATATTCTGAATCGCCTGAGCCGGCCGGCCCTGCTGGCGAAGCGCGTAACCTGGGTACATGGTCCTCTGGACGCAGATCGTATGCACCGGGCCGGGCAGACGCTACTGGGCACCCATGATTTCAGCAGTTACCGCACCGTACATTGCCAGGCCCGTAGTCCTGTCCGCACCTTGCGTTCCCTGAGGGTTGAACGCCATGGGGATTATATTGTCATGGAAGTCTATGCCGACGGTTTTCTGCATCACATGGTGCGTAATATAGCCGGTGTGCTGCTGGCCGTAGGGGCAGGGGACCGGCCTGTTGACTGGGCCAGGGAAGTGTTGGAATACCGGGATCGAACTCAGGGGGGAGTTACGGCTTCGCCTCATGGTCTGTACTTCCACAAGGTGAACTATGATCCCGCCTTCGGTTTGCCTTCCGATACATCGGCATTTCCGTTACTGATGTTATAA